The Bacilli bacterium genome contains the following window.
CTGCGGTATTTTGCCGAATCGGTCAGATTGCGCTTTCGCGGCTTTGGCACTACGCTTAGCATATCGCCTTCTCTTTCGATGAACACAAGCTCTTCAAAAATTTCCACGGAAGCGCGAACCATGGCTGCTGAGAGCCCCGTCCGGCTGCTGATCATATCTACGGCGCCGGGTTTGTCCAGGCAAAACTGCCGCAGCTGTTTCAGCGCGGCATACACCTTCTTCAAAGC
Protein-coding sequences here:
- a CDS encoding single-stranded-DNA-specific exonuclease C-terminal domain-containing protein, yielding ALKKVYAALKQLRQFCLDKPGAVDMISSRTGLSAAMVRASVEIFEELVFIEREGDMLSVVPKPRKRNLTDSAKYRRMMEQTEAEKVLIYSTAAELTVRLKELAQASNCNMKTEELA